In a genomic window of Sulfurimonas denitrificans DSM 1251:
- the lspA gene encoding signal peptidase II: MHNKTVRHLTILILTIAGIFIIDQNIKSLFVDGYRYYSDCIDLILVYNKGVAFSMFAFLDESLKYIQLVLVFGVFGYMLYLNQLCYAIPAGLMLGGAFSNIYDRFIHGGVVDMVYWHCGFDFAVFNFADVMIDVAVVWILLLNFKPKFCKNHS, from the coding sequence ATGCATAATAAAACAGTTCGCCATTTAACAATACTGATACTTACAATAGCAGGTATTTTTATAATTGATCAAAATATAAAGTCACTTTTTGTGGATGGTTACAGATATTACAGTGATTGTATAGATTTGATTTTGGTATATAACAAAGGGGTGGCATTTTCAATGTTTGCCTTTTTGGATGAGTCGCTAAAATATATTCAACTTGTTCTGGTTTTTGGTGTTTTTGGTTATATGCTCTACCTAAATCAGCTCTGTTATGCAATCCCAGCTGGATTGATGCTTGGTGGAGCATTTTCAAATATATATGATAGATTTATTCATGGCGGGGTTGTAGATATGGTTTATTGGCACTGTGGATTTGATTTTGCGGTGTTTAATTTTGCAGATGTAATGATAGACGTTGCAGTGGTATGGATACTTCTGCTTAACTTTAAACCTAAGTTTTGTAAAAATCACTCCTAA
- the glmM gene encoding phosphoglucosamine mutase, whose protein sequence is MKLFGTDGVRGEAGTFLTAELAMRVAMAAGIYFKAHSITNKILVGKDTRRSGYMIENAIVSGLTAIGYDVIQIGPMPTPAIAFITENMRCDAGIMISASHNSFEDNGIKFFDGRGDKLPHSVEEEIEKIFFDKDTILEAQTQGKYIGKAKRIDDVIGRYIVQLKNSFPRDLSLKDMRIVLDAANGAGYMVGPTVLEELGAEVIVLHNKPDGFNINDSCGALHTKDVCESVVKYRADLGIALDGDADRVVIVDENGVVVDGDQLLGALGAFMSDRGTLKGGGIVSTVMSNRGLDDFMSDKGLKLFRSDVGDKNVLEVMKKEGINFGGEQSGHVIISDFAKTGDGLVSALQVLALLLKTSQKASKALRPFALYPQKLVNIKVKTKKVLSEIDGLDEKLKELDENGVHHLVRYSGTENKLRVLLECKDAKKMNLYMDEMVEFFQKALNA, encoded by the coding sequence ATGAAATTATTTGGAACAGATGGAGTTAGGGGTGAAGCTGGTACATTTTTAACCGCAGAACTTGCTATGAGAGTAGCTATGGCTGCTGGGATATACTTTAAAGCGCACTCTATAACAAATAAGATTTTGGTTGGCAAAGATACACGAAGAAGTGGATATATGATAGAAAATGCTATTGTTAGCGGATTGACTGCTATAGGATATGATGTTATTCAAATCGGACCGATGCCTACTCCAGCCATTGCATTTATAACTGAAAATATGCGTTGTGATGCGGGAATTATGATAAGTGCATCTCATAACTCTTTTGAAGATAATGGGATTAAATTTTTTGATGGACGTGGAGATAAACTTCCTCATAGCGTTGAAGAGGAGATAGAGAAGATATTTTTTGATAAAGATACTATTTTGGAAGCTCAAACTCAAGGCAAATACATAGGCAAAGCGAAAAGAATTGATGACGTAATAGGGCGCTATATAGTTCAGTTAAAAAATTCATTTCCTAGAGATCTATCTCTTAAGGATATGCGAATAGTTTTAGATGCAGCGAACGGTGCAGGATATATGGTTGGACCAACAGTTTTAGAAGAGCTCGGCGCTGAGGTTATTGTTTTGCACAACAAACCCGATGGTTTCAATATAAATGATAGTTGTGGTGCACTTCATACAAAAGATGTTTGCGAGAGTGTCGTAAAGTACAGAGCGGATTTGGGAATTGCACTTGATGGAGATGCCGATAGAGTAGTTATTGTAGATGAAAATGGTGTGGTTGTAGATGGAGATCAACTTCTTGGCGCTCTTGGCGCTTTTATGAGTGATAGAGGCACGCTAAAGGGTGGCGGAATTGTCTCAACTGTAATGAGCAACAGAGGTTTGGATGATTTTATGTCTGATAAAGGGCTAAAACTATTTCGCTCAGATGTAGGAGATAAAAATGTTTTAGAGGTGATGAAAAAAGAGGGAATAAATTTTGGAGGTGAGCAGAGTGGACATGTAATAATTAGCGATTTTGCAAAAACTGGAGATGGTTTAGTTTCTGCTCTTCAAGTTTTAGCGCTTCTGTTAAAAACGTCCCAAAAGGCTTCAAAAGCTCTCCGCCCATTTGCTCTATATCCTCAAAAACTTGTAAATATAAAAGTCAAGACAAAAAAAGTGCTAAGTGAGATAGATGGACTTGATGAAAAATTAAAAGAGCTTGATGAAAACGGAGTTCATCATCTTGTTCGTTACTCAGGGACTGAAAATAAGTTAAGAGTTCTACTTGAGTGCAAAGATGCTAAAAAAATGAATCTCTATATGGATGAAATGGTAGAGTTTTTTCAAAAAGCCCTAAATGCATAA
- a CDS encoding TolC family protein: protein MKFKKGYIAIMKRVGNFYLILILLSNTALYSKSVELLSKEKQELLLQEQKRYESEHEKLKYNWIAPLNLNASYGYDKSASDMYSDSKKIQASISQDIFRSGGITYAINYADAKKRADELGLYKEISSLNEDFFLSLLGYKKSNYELEQSTKKLANYDIEIFIKRQLYTAGKVDITELNNALMNKSAEQKNYALLEANRAKYRLEVSKISDIDPQSYQLYSFELIQEDNYLRDNFDLQFTNAQSKSYKELYNITKSSYLPSLTISGSTGYQSYDARESFMRYDGGFYSAGLSLNIPISYNANATKEEAKAIFLKSSAELQDKERSLRASYAQSIELIKSYKRYIEITSKNLSLYDELIAVIASGVDMGYKTGYDLQTLKNSKEIEQYNIKINEINIELELAKLHFSTNKEHR from the coding sequence GTGAAATTTAAAAAAGGTTATATTGCAATTATGAAAAGAGTAGGCAACTTTTATTTGATTCTAATTTTACTCTCCAATACGGCTCTTTATAGTAAGAGCGTTGAACTTCTATCCAAAGAGAAACAAGAGCTTCTGCTTCAAGAGCAGAAGCGTTATGAATCAGAGCATGAGAAGCTAAAATATAACTGGATTGCACCACTAAATCTTAATGCCTCTTATGGATACGACAAAAGTGCCAGTGACATGTACTCAGATTCAAAGAAGATTCAGGCATCTATCTCTCAGGATATTTTCCGCTCGGGCGGAATAACTTACGCTATAAATTATGCAGATGCAAAAAAAAGAGCTGATGAGCTTGGTCTATATAAAGAGATATCCTCTCTTAATGAAGATTTTTTTCTATCTCTTTTGGGTTATAAAAAAAGCAACTATGAGCTAGAGCAAAGCACAAAAAAACTTGCAAATTATGATATTGAAATCTTTATAAAACGCCAACTCTACACTGCAGGAAAAGTTGATATTACCGAATTAAATAATGCTCTTATGAACAAAAGTGCTGAGCAAAAAAACTATGCTCTTCTTGAGGCAAACAGAGCTAAATATAGGTTAGAGGTCTCAAAAATAAGCGATATAGACCCGCAGAGTTATCAGCTATACTCTTTTGAATTAATCCAAGAGGATAACTATCTTAGAGATAATTTTGACCTTCAATTTACCAACGCACAGAGCAAGAGTTACAAAGAACTATACAATATAACAAAGAGTAGTTATCTTCCCTCGCTTACAATTAGTGGCTCCACAGGCTACCAGAGCTATGACGCAAGAGAGAGTTTTATGAGATATGATGGTGGTTTTTATAGTGCTGGATTATCCTTGAATATACCTATTTCATACAATGCCAATGCAACTAAAGAGGAGGCAAAAGCGATATTTTTAAAATCCTCAGCTGAGCTTCAAGATAAAGAGCGTTCCCTTAGGGCCTCTTATGCACAATCAATTGAACTTATAAAGAGCTATAAAAGATATATTGAGATTACATCAAAAAATCTCTCTCTGTATGATGAGCTCATAGCCGTTATTGCGTCGGGTGTGGATATGGGTTACAAAACAGGATATGATTTACAAACACTAAAAAATTCTAAAGAGATAGAGCAATACAATATAAAAATAAATGAGATAAATATAGAGCTTGAGTTAGCAAAACTTCACTTTAGCACAAACAAGGAACATAGATGA
- a CDS encoding efflux RND transporter periplasmic adaptor subunit, protein MIPTKEAIELTVAKGAKKSSKKYMWIATVLVLVFGTAAYYKFYNSKSALSYLSVPVELKDITTTVSATGNLEPTNSVDVGIEVSGTIREVLVDYNTHVKVSQVMAKLDTTRLNSAVESSKAALSRYRANVAEAKATVVYAQGEFERVDKMYSATNGNYPSAREVDEAKASMDRAKAAYDATIAQTKQASAELAANEDNLRKAIVLSPIDGIVLERKVEPGQTVAATMQTPILFKMAEDLTKMRIILSVDEADIGDVKESQSVEFSVAAYSDKKFKGTITQLRLNSEIINGVVTYDAVVDVNNQDLLLRPGMTVSALITTSILEDVLTVPNAALRFTPPEQSDSQKKAKEALQTLHVWILKDNKPHEVELKVGKSDGSSTVVLSSDLKVGDSVIIGIKK, encoded by the coding sequence ATGATACCAACAAAAGAGGCTATTGAACTAACAGTAGCAAAAGGTGCTAAAAAATCTTCTAAAAAGTATATGTGGATAGCTACTGTTTTAGTTCTTGTTTTTGGCACTGCTGCCTACTATAAATTTTATAACTCAAAGAGTGCTCTCTCTTATTTAAGCGTTCCAGTAGAGCTAAAAGACATAACAACAACTGTCTCAGCAACTGGGAATTTAGAGCCTACAAACAGCGTTGATGTTGGTATTGAAGTCTCAGGAACTATTCGTGAGGTTTTAGTTGATTATAACACTCATGTAAAAGTCTCTCAAGTTATGGCAAAACTCGATACAACTCGTCTAAACTCTGCCGTTGAGAGCTCAAAAGCAGCACTCTCAAGATACAGAGCAAATGTAGCTGAGGCAAAAGCAACTGTAGTCTATGCACAAGGCGAGTTTGAGAGAGTAGATAAGATGTATAGCGCAACAAATGGAAATTACCCATCCGCAAGAGAGGTTGATGAGGCTAAAGCCAGTATGGACAGAGCAAAAGCTGCCTATGATGCCACAATAGCCCAAACCAAACAAGCCTCTGCCGAACTTGCTGCTAATGAGGATAATCTTCGCAAAGCAATTGTTCTCTCACCTATAGATGGCATTGTTTTGGAGAGAAAAGTTGAGCCAGGGCAAACTGTAGCAGCAACAATGCAGACACCTATTTTATTTAAAATGGCAGAAGATTTGACAAAAATGAGAATCATTTTAAGTGTTGATGAGGCTGATATTGGCGATGTTAAAGAGTCTCAAAGTGTTGAATTTAGCGTTGCTGCTTATTCAGATAAAAAATTTAAAGGTACGATTACACAACTTCGCCTAAACTCAGAGATAATTAACGGGGTTGTAACTTATGATGCAGTGGTTGATGTAAACAACCAAGACCTACTCCTTCGCCCTGGAATGACAGTATCTGCTTTGATAACTACTTCTATTTTAGAGGATGTTTTAACTGTACCAAACGCAGCTCTTCGTTTTACGCCTCCTGAACAAAGCGATAGCCAAAAAAAGGCTAAAGAGGCTTTACAAACACTACATGTATGGATATTAAAAGATAATAAACCTCATGAAGTGGAGCTTAAAGTTGGAAAAAGTGATGGCTCATCAACGGTTGTTTTATCATCAGATTTAAAAGTTGGTGATAGTGTAATTATTGGGATTAAAAAGTAA
- a CDS encoding ABC transporter ATP-binding protein yields MTLDEKEAVISLHKVVKSYGSAEATTYALRGVNLEIKRGEFVAIMGPSGSGKSTAMNIIGCLDTLSSGDYLFGGVDIQKLSLDQRTLLRRNYIGFIFQGFNLLGKTTAIENVELPLLYRGFPARQRSEMAMNALRSVGLEQVAHHTPAELSGGQQQRVAIARAIVTDPFILLADEPTGNLDTAKSREIMELLSSFNKEKGLTIVMVTHENEMASYASRIIRFRDGKIDDTLHVEKA; encoded by the coding sequence ATGACACTAGATGAGAAAGAAGCCGTTATCTCTCTTCATAAAGTGGTAAAATCTTATGGCAGCGCAGAAGCTACAACTTACGCTCTTCGTGGTGTAAATCTTGAGATTAAACGTGGTGAATTTGTTGCAATAATGGGTCCTAGCGGTTCAGGAAAATCTACGGCTATGAATATCATAGGATGCTTAGATACTCTAAGCAGTGGCGACTATCTATTTGGTGGTGTAGATATCCAAAAGCTCTCTCTTGACCAAAGAACCCTCCTTCGCCGCAATTACATCGGTTTTATATTTCAAGGATTCAATCTCTTGGGCAAAACAACTGCTATTGAAAATGTTGAACTGCCTCTTTTATATCGAGGTTTTCCAGCACGCCAAAGATCAGAAATGGCAATGAATGCACTTCGCAGCGTTGGTCTTGAGCAAGTGGCACATCACACACCAGCAGAACTCTCAGGCGGACAACAACAAAGAGTTGCTATTGCAAGAGCCATAGTTACAGACCCTTTTATTTTACTAGCAGATGAGCCTACTGGGAATTTAGACACTGCAAAAAGCAGAGAGATTATGGAGCTGCTTAGCTCATTTAACAAAGAAAAAGGATTAACTATTGTCATGGTAACGCATGAGAATGAGATGGCATCTTACGCTTCTAGAATTATCCGTTTTCGTGATGGAAAGATTGATGATACACTACATGTAGAGAAAGCTTGA